The Marinifilum sp. JC120 genomic interval GCCGGGCCATAGAAGAATAAAGGTCGTACGGCAGGAAATTGGAACTCATGATTGTTCCTCGGAGAATTCAAGGCAGCACAGAGTTACATCATCTTGCAGGGGGTGATTATCGCCAAAGGCCAGCATTTCATTATAAATACAATCCAGCAGAGGTTTTGACCCTTCCCTGTTATGGTCAAGCACGCAGGATTCAAGGCGTGGTGATCCGAATTGCTCTCTACTTGGAGATTCATATTCTGAAATTCCGTCGGTGTAGCTGATGAGACGGTCTCCGGGAGAGAATGAGACGGTTTCCTGTTCAAAGGGAATACCTGCTCCGACCCCGATAACGCTCCCGCCTTTTTCAAGATGCTCAATACTCCCGTCTTTGCGCAATAGAAGTGGGGGAAGGTGTCCGGCACTGCTGTAGGTCAAAGTTTGTTCGGATTTACTGACCACTCCGTAGAACATGGTGAAATGTTTGTTCATCCGTTCAATAGGGAAGTCCGCATCCAGCTGCCGGAGCAGGTCAGACGGTGGAATAATCGTATTATGCTGCCCGGTGAAGTGGTCCGAACGCGAAAGAAGCCGCGCTACGGAAACAGCCGCCAAGGCGGCCGAAACACCGTGTCCGCTGATGTCCATGAGATAAAAAGCGGTGTGATTATCATCCAACTCCACTAGATTAAACATATCACCGCCCACATAGTCGCTCGGCTTAAACAGCCAGTTCAGGCAGACCCGGCCTAAAGAACAGCTCTTTTGCGGAAGAAAGCTGTGTTGGATGAATGCGGCGGCTGCAAGATCTTCCTTGATAATACGGGCTTTTTGTTTGTTTCCGGTAATCAATTTATGCTGTTTCAGCCCGGCGTTGATGACGCTGGTGATTGTGTCACGTTCCGCAGGCTTGGTCAGGAAGCGGAAAACATGTCCCTGATTGAGAGCTGTTACAGCAGCCTTGAT includes:
- a CDS encoding response regulator, producing the protein MKPRILFVDDDPNILTSFRSLLRKEFKIDTADHPEKGLALFKENGPYPVVVSDLKMPDMDGLEFLAEIEKLDEDAIGVILTGHADIKAAVTALNQGHVFRFLTKPAERDTITSVINAGLKQHKLITGNKQKARIIKEDLAAAAFIQHSFLPQKSCSLGRVCLNWLFKPSDYVGGDMFNLVELDDNHTAFYLMDISGHGVSAALAAVSVARLLSRSDHFTGQHNTIIPPSDLLRQLDADFPIERMNKHFTMFYGVVSKSEQTLTYSSAGHLPPLLLRKDGSIEHLEKGGSVIGVGAGIPFEQETVSFSPGDRLISYTDGISEYESPSREQFGSPRLESCVLDHNREGSKPLLDCIYNEMLAFGDNHPLQDDVTLCCLEFSEEQS